In Zobellia roscoffensis, the following are encoded in one genomic region:
- a CDS encoding glycoside hydrolase family 36 protein encodes MIVNTTLTATSDITIIGAEQNFQTSLKKVHDHEGTVVYDFEVAGDEKQIPKPITLQWKVPAINVKGVWKPTTDFNKRIQADWELDNMESRISIDSPVISLFGNSDENILTFACSNAINKLEMNARLREEDNCFYCYITFFMEQHYPLKNFKAQIRLDHQNQHFSDSLRAVSSWWETFEQLKPAYVPDIAKKPLYSTWYQFHQNLEIPLLLEECRLAKDLGYEAIIIDDGWQTFDSNRGYDFTGDWQPDRIPEMAEFVKSVHETGMKVALWYSVPFCGEKSKAFKRFKGKFLTEDHRWAPVFDPRYPDVRQYLIDIYSSAAKDWNLDGFKLDFIDDFRFYKDTPTKLGADADYASINGAVDRLLTDVKNALTEINPEIFIEFRQKYTGPAMRKYGNMFRAFDCPGDATMNRLRIADIRMLAGNTAVHSDMVTWHEDEPLEIAALQVINTLFGVPQLSIMLSETPKEYVNMIGFYTKYWNENADVLMNGDFLPSKPLANYPTKRVSKNGQVIIGVYDTWIIELNEAHNLVDILNAQIANQVVIRNTKDLGAYRCKIYDCQGSLIREDNVVFSKGVLEIEVPACGIIKAEKI; translated from the coding sequence ATGATTGTAAACACTACCCTAACAGCAACCTCCGACATAACGATTATCGGTGCAGAGCAAAATTTCCAAACGTCACTTAAAAAAGTACATGATCATGAAGGTACAGTGGTCTATGATTTTGAAGTAGCAGGAGATGAGAAACAGATACCGAAACCTATAACGCTACAATGGAAGGTTCCTGCGATTAATGTAAAGGGAGTTTGGAAGCCTACAACAGATTTTAACAAACGTATTCAGGCAGATTGGGAGTTAGATAATATGGAATCTAGAATTTCTATTGATTCTCCTGTGATTTCCCTTTTTGGTAATAGTGATGAGAATATTTTAACTTTTGCTTGTTCCAATGCCATTAATAAATTAGAAATGAATGCGCGTTTGCGTGAGGAGGACAATTGTTTTTATTGCTATATCACTTTTTTTATGGAACAACATTACCCTCTTAAAAATTTCAAAGCACAGATAAGACTTGATCATCAAAATCAGCATTTTTCTGATAGTCTCCGTGCCGTATCTTCTTGGTGGGAAACTTTTGAGCAGTTAAAACCAGCTTATGTTCCGGATATCGCTAAAAAACCATTGTATTCTACCTGGTATCAATTTCATCAAAACTTAGAAATACCACTACTTTTAGAGGAATGTAGATTGGCCAAGGATTTAGGTTACGAGGCAATTATTATTGATGACGGTTGGCAGACATTTGACTCTAATAGAGGGTATGATTTTACTGGAGATTGGCAGCCGGACCGTATTCCTGAAATGGCGGAATTCGTAAAAAGTGTGCATGAAACAGGAATGAAAGTAGCCCTTTGGTATTCCGTTCCGTTTTGTGGTGAAAAATCAAAAGCTTTCAAACGTTTTAAAGGGAAATTCTTGACGGAAGACCATAGATGGGCACCAGTTTTTGATCCGCGCTACCCAGATGTACGACAATATTTAATCGATATTTATTCAAGTGCTGCTAAAGACTGGAATCTAGATGGCTTTAAACTCGATTTTATAGACGATTTTAGATTTTATAAAGACACACCTACGAAATTAGGAGCAGATGCGGATTACGCTTCTATTAACGGTGCGGTTGACCGTTTGTTAACAGACGTAAAAAATGCTTTAACAGAAATAAACCCCGAAATCTTTATTGAGTTCAGACAAAAATATACTGGACCGGCAATGCGTAAGTATGGCAATATGTTCCGGGCTTTTGATTGCCCGGGAGATGCCACTATGAACCGTTTGCGAATTGCAGATATACGTATGCTTGCGGGTAACACAGCAGTGCATTCTGATATGGTTACCTGGCATGAAGATGAACCTTTGGAAATTGCAGCACTTCAGGTAATCAACACGCTTTTTGGGGTTCCTCAACTGTCAATTATGTTGAGTGAAACTCCTAAAGAGTATGTAAATATGATTGGGTTTTATACTAAATATTGGAATGAAAATGCCGATGTTCTTATGAACGGTGATTTTCTTCCTTCTAAACCTCTTGCCAACTATCCCACGAAGCGAGTTTCTAAAAATGGGCAAGTCATTATTGGAGTATATGATACTTGGATTATTGAACTTAACGAAGCACATAATTTAGTCGATATCTTAAATGCACAGATAGCGAATCAGGTTGTTATCAGAAATACGAAAGACTTAGGAGCGTATCGTTGTAAAATTTATGATTGCCAAGGAAGTTTGATACGGGAAGATAATGTAGTATTTTCGAAAGGCGTACTTGAAATTGAGGTTCCCGCTTGTGGAATCATCAAAGCCGAGAAAATATAA
- a CDS encoding sugar O-acetyltransferase codes for MTEKEKMIGGKPYNPHDKELVRGRLNARRLMREIEAIPMDKERQRKHFFKELFAETGKNFYIENRFTCDYGFNIYWGENSYANFDCIILDAAPVYIGKNVMIAPAVKLLTATHPLEFEARNSGIEYAKPIRIGDNVWIGGGVIVNPGVTIGNNSVIGSGSVVVKDIPENVVAVGNPCRVLKKIDNS; via the coding sequence ATGACCGAAAAAGAGAAAATGATTGGTGGAAAACCTTATAACCCTCATGATAAGGAGTTGGTTAGAGGTAGGTTGAACGCAAGAAGACTAATGCGTGAAATTGAAGCCATACCCATGGATAAGGAACGGCAACGTAAACATTTTTTCAAAGAGTTATTTGCTGAGACCGGTAAAAATTTTTACATAGAGAATCGTTTTACTTGCGATTATGGCTTCAATATTTATTGGGGGGAAAACTCATACGCTAATTTTGATTGTATTATTTTGGATGCAGCGCCAGTTTACATTGGTAAGAATGTTATGATAGCTCCTGCGGTAAAACTTCTTACGGCAACGCATCCTCTTGAATTTGAAGCACGCAATTCCGGCATTGAATACGCAAAACCTATAAGAATAGGTGATAACGTTTGGATTGGCGGCGGGGTAATCGTTAATCCAGGGGTTACAATAGGAAATAACAGTGTTATAGGTTCTGGTAGTGTTGTGGTAAAAGACATTCCTGAAAATGTAGTAGCTGTTGGTAATCCGTGTCGCGTACTAAAGAAAATTGATAACTCATAA
- a CDS encoding solute:sodium symporter family transporter, whose amino-acid sequence MLSIVSFVGFTLLVALIAWYATRSTNEKSADGYFLAGRSLGAITIAGSLLLTNLSAEQIVGLNGQAFTEGVLVMAWETLAAIAMIITAVFLLPRYMRGGITTIPQFVADRFDHGTKAILTALFLSGYVIVVIPSVLYSGSLAFSTMFDLPSLLGLSDTATLWICVWSIGIIGIIYAIFGGLKAVAVSDLINSIGLLIGGLLIPVFGLLAIGDGSISDGVSILWESHPEKFNVKGDVDASIPFGTIFTGMMLVQMFYWGTNQVILQRVFGAKNLKEGQKGVILAALVKFLIPIIVVLPGIIAWHIFEGNLDNPDQAYPKLVATVLPAAFTGLFAAVLFGAILSSFNSLLNSSATLFGFDLYRQYFKKNATELETVKAGKMFGLVLGILGMCVAPLIANAPQGLFAWLQEANGCYSIPILTVIVIGFFTKRVPAIAAKIGVISGVVLYSISQFIIKPYFVDNALTEAAQNGITDAKALSVIQAEAYPHFLHVMAILFALNIIIMLVIGKLHPRETDYQPMTTDAVSVEPWKYAFIAGAAITALVLSTYLIF is encoded by the coding sequence ATGCTCTCAATAGTTTCATTTGTAGGTTTTACGCTCTTAGTTGCGCTAATTGCGTGGTACGCTACACGAAGTACCAATGAAAAGTCTGCTGATGGCTATTTTTTAGCAGGTAGGAGTTTAGGAGCAATCACTATAGCGGGTTCATTACTCTTAACTAACCTTTCAGCTGAACAGATTGTCGGCCTTAACGGGCAGGCGTTTACGGAAGGTGTACTGGTAATGGCTTGGGAGACATTGGCGGCTATTGCTATGATTATTACCGCTGTATTTCTGCTTCCAAGGTATATGAGAGGCGGTATAACAACTATTCCGCAATTTGTGGCAGATAGGTTTGATCATGGAACAAAAGCTATTCTAACGGCGCTGTTTTTATCTGGTTATGTTATTGTGGTAATTCCATCCGTACTGTATTCAGGTTCATTGGCATTCAGTACCATGTTTGATTTACCTAGCCTTCTTGGACTTTCAGATACAGCCACTCTATGGATTTGCGTTTGGAGTATTGGTATCATTGGAATTATATATGCAATTTTTGGAGGATTAAAAGCAGTTGCGGTCTCTGACCTTATCAATTCTATAGGACTTTTAATTGGTGGACTTCTTATTCCGGTTTTTGGACTGTTGGCTATTGGAGATGGAAGTATTTCTGATGGGGTGAGTATACTTTGGGAGAGTCATCCAGAGAAATTCAACGTTAAAGGAGATGTAGATGCTTCTATTCCCTTTGGAACGATTTTTACAGGAATGATGTTGGTGCAGATGTTCTATTGGGGAACGAACCAAGTTATTTTGCAACGTGTTTTTGGAGCTAAGAATCTAAAGGAAGGTCAAAAAGGGGTGATTCTTGCCGCTTTAGTGAAGTTTTTAATACCCATAATAGTAGTGTTACCAGGTATTATTGCATGGCATATTTTTGAAGGTAACCTTGATAATCCAGATCAAGCCTATCCTAAATTAGTAGCAACGGTACTTCCTGCGGCATTTACAGGTCTTTTTGCGGCTGTACTTTTTGGTGCTATTCTTAGCTCTTTTAATAGTTTATTGAATAGTAGCGCCACTTTATTTGGTTTTGACCTTTATCGTCAATATTTCAAAAAGAATGCCACAGAGCTTGAAACCGTAAAAGCGGGTAAGATGTTTGGTCTTGTTCTGGGTATCCTAGGTATGTGTGTGGCTCCTTTAATAGCGAATGCTCCCCAAGGTTTGTTTGCGTGGTTGCAGGAGGCCAATGGTTGTTATAGTATTCCTATTTTAACGGTAATTGTTATTGGTTTCTTTACCAAGCGTGTGCCGGCCATAGCGGCGAAAATTGGTGTGATTTCAGGTGTTGTGCTGTATTCTATTAGTCAGTTTATCATTAAGCCTTATTTTGTAGATAATGCACTTACCGAGGCTGCACAAAATGGAATAACAGATGCCAAGGCTTTAAGTGTGATTCAGGCCGAGGCTTATCCTCACTTTTTACACGTAATGGCTATTTTATTCGCCTTGAATATTATTATCATGTTGGTTATAGGTAAACTTCACCCAAGAGAAACAGATTACCAACCTATGACAACAGATGCTGTAAGTGTGGAGCCATGGAAATATGCTTTTATAGCAGGAGCAGCTATTACAGCTTTAGTTTTAAGTACGTATTTGATATTCTAA
- a CDS encoding phosphatase PAP2 family protein, whose protein sequence is MLMPTHIDWHKKFISKTEFSFFINPVIYNSIHLFRKLTGTTPYSLEQPTNSIFLSLNLEALQNKSSFALIMKKTIALLFVCFTIGTYAQDSLVAPTEKRWDMFKYDFVNMFKGVGYSYARPFHWKGQQWAQLGGVVAGTGAVYLFDEQTSEFIQRQKESVPHVIREYGELYGSPENNYLATSGVYLAGLITKNEKLRRTGVLLIASATSSGFLQQVLKSAVGRARPVAEKGKDTFDPFNSNRNYHSFPSGHALLAFTNAYAIGKQFKSPWIKAGVYTLGAIPGISRIWDGQHYLSDFVFAVAISIATVESIDRYLDKKYDEKYNDQAKKMSWNLNFGPGTLGVVLQF, encoded by the coding sequence ATGCTCATGCCAACACATATAGACTGGCACAAGAAATTTATTTCTAAAACAGAGTTCTCCTTTTTCATTAATCCTGTTATCTACAACTCTATTCATTTATTTCGTAAATTAACAGGAACAACCCCCTATTCACTAGAACAACCAACAAATTCTATTTTTTTGTCTTTAAACCTTGAAGCTTTACAGAATAAATCTAGTTTTGCACTTATTATGAAAAAGACCATAGCCCTACTCTTTGTTTGCTTTACAATTGGCACGTACGCACAAGACTCTCTTGTAGCACCTACCGAAAAAAGATGGGACATGTTTAAATATGATTTTGTGAATATGTTTAAGGGTGTAGGATATTCCTACGCCAGACCGTTTCACTGGAAAGGACAACAATGGGCTCAACTAGGTGGTGTTGTGGCTGGCACCGGGGCTGTTTATCTTTTTGATGAGCAAACCTCTGAGTTTATACAAAGACAAAAAGAAAGTGTACCACATGTTATTCGTGAGTATGGTGAACTTTACGGGAGTCCGGAAAATAATTACTTAGCAACTTCAGGTGTGTATTTGGCGGGACTTATTACAAAAAACGAGAAACTTCGCCGCACAGGAGTTTTATTGATCGCATCTGCAACTTCTTCAGGCTTTTTACAACAAGTTTTAAAATCTGCTGTAGGTAGGGCAAGACCTGTTGCAGAAAAAGGAAAAGATACGTTTGACCCTTTCAATTCCAACCGAAATTATCATTCTTTTCCATCTGGGCACGCATTATTGGCATTTACCAATGCCTATGCTATTGGTAAGCAATTTAAAAGTCCGTGGATAAAAGCAGGTGTTTATACCCTAGGTGCTATACCTGGTATTTCCCGTATTTGGGATGGTCAGCACTATTTGAGCGATTTTGTATTCGCAGTTGCGATTAGTATAGCAACAGTAGAGTCTATTGACCGTTATTTAGACAAAAAATACGATGAAAAATACAACGACCAAGCCAAGAAGATGAGTTGGAACCTCAACTTTGGGCCTGGTACTTTAGGCGTTGTTCTACAATTTTAA
- a CDS encoding histone deacetylase family protein, producing MLKIAYHPIYNHPLPEGHRFPMIKYELLSQQLLHEGTCIPENFFEPEIPNDKYIVAVHDPEYFYDLLNIKIPPREARKIGFPLTEDLVERERIIADGTMKCCHYALDYGISMNIAGGTHHAYSDRGEAFCMLNDQAIGARYLQAKKLAQKILIVDLDVHQGNGTAEIFQNDASVYTFSMHGESNYPFKKEQSDLDISLPKDTKDDEYLFRLKEILPTLIQQEKPDFIFYLSGVDVISSDKLGTLALSIKGCKKRDAFVLETCYQLQIPVQCSMGGGYSPGIRTIVDAHANTYRLAQEIYF from the coding sequence ATGCTCAAAATAGCCTATCACCCAATTTATAATCACCCACTACCTGAAGGCCATCGGTTTCCTATGATAAAGTATGAGCTGTTATCCCAACAACTTTTACACGAAGGCACTTGTATTCCTGAAAATTTCTTTGAACCAGAAATACCCAATGACAAATATATTGTTGCTGTTCACGACCCAGAGTATTTCTATGATTTATTGAACATTAAAATTCCACCTCGTGAAGCTAGAAAAATAGGCTTCCCACTTACAGAAGATTTAGTAGAAAGGGAACGCATCATTGCCGACGGCACAATGAAATGCTGTCATTATGCACTCGATTATGGTATCTCTATGAACATAGCCGGGGGAACTCACCATGCCTACTCAGATCGAGGCGAAGCTTTTTGTATGCTGAACGACCAGGCAATTGGTGCACGTTATTTACAAGCAAAAAAGTTAGCGCAAAAAATACTCATCGTAGACTTAGATGTACATCAAGGAAACGGCACAGCTGAAATTTTTCAAAACGATGCTTCCGTTTATACGTTTTCTATGCATGGAGAAAGTAATTATCCGTTTAAAAAAGAACAATCAGATTTAGACATCTCCCTTCCTAAAGACACTAAGGATGATGAATATTTATTTCGATTAAAGGAAATACTCCCCACACTAATACAACAAGAAAAACCCGATTTCATATTCTATTTAAGCGGAGTTGACGTAATTTCTTCCGATAAACTAGGCACATTAGCACTAAGCATCAAAGGGTGCAAAAAAAGAGATGCTTTTGTTCTGGAAACTTGTTATCAACTTCAAATACCTGTTCAATGCAGTATGGGCGGTGGTTACTCCCCAGGAATTAGAACTATTGTAGATGCTCATGCCAACACATATAGACTGGCACAAGAAATTTATTTCTAA
- a CDS encoding HPP family protein, producing MKTGSKLSKKINRKARISRYVIYKETLVDFKEQFWSFLGAFIGIGLIALLQSYYLPKMENALLIGSFGASSVLIYGAIESPLAQPRNFIGGQLLSAFIGVTVYKLMPNLIWLSAPLAVATSIVVMQMTKTLHPPGGATALIAVIGTAKIKSLGYFYVVSPVLAGTVILFVTALIFNNMTKHRSYPVNSRFIRSIRDRVGRRKRSFNT from the coding sequence ATGAAAACAGGAAGCAAACTAAGTAAAAAAATTAACCGTAAAGCCCGTATTTCTAGGTACGTCATTTACAAAGAGACTTTAGTGGATTTTAAAGAGCAATTTTGGTCTTTTTTAGGAGCCTTTATTGGAATTGGGTTAATTGCGCTATTACAATCGTACTATCTTCCGAAAATGGAAAATGCCCTTTTAATAGGGTCGTTTGGGGCTTCTAGTGTATTAATTTATGGTGCTATTGAAAGTCCGTTGGCGCAACCTCGTAATTTCATTGGAGGGCAGTTGTTGTCCGCTTTTATTGGTGTTACCGTATATAAACTTATGCCGAATTTAATATGGCTTTCGGCACCATTGGCAGTTGCCACATCTATTGTGGTAATGCAGATGACGAAAACTTTACATCCACCAGGTGGTGCTACGGCACTAATTGCAGTAATCGGCACGGCAAAAATTAAATCTTTGGGGTATTTCTATGTTGTTTCTCCGGTATTGGCAGGTACGGTAATACTTTTTGTTACCGCCCTTATTTTTAATAATATGACCAAGCATAGAAGTTACCCAGTGAATAGTCGGTTTATACGCTCTATTAGGGACAGAGTTGGGAGACGTAAGCGCAGCTTTAATACGTAA
- a CDS encoding Tex family protein, whose product MQLISYISKHTQLPQKSIENTVELLNQDCTVPFISRYRKEKTGNLDEVQISSIVQFKTQFETLEKRKTAVLKAIEEQNGLTDELLLKIQQTDDLVTLEDLYLPFKKKRKTKAETARKNGLEPLAKMIMAQNHNDIEAAANQYTNSEIANIDEALEGARHIIAEWINERISIRNQVRNQLERSALIVTKVISTKKDDEKAQKFRDYFDWSEALKRCPSHRLLAILRAENEGFIRVKIEIDNDEMLRRIEDRVIKSNNSCTPQIEMAIADAYKRLLYPSLSNEILKNAKEKADEDAIKVFSKNLKQLLLGAPLGEKRILAIDPGFRTGCKVVCLSAQGDLEHNETIYPHAPQNKDKEAIKKISTLCDAYKIEAIAIGNGTASRETEQLVKRIHFKNPVEVFVVSEAGASIYSASKIARDEFPNYDVTVRGSVSIGRRLADPLAELVKIDAKSIGVGQYQHDVDQSKLQNSLDSVVESCVNSVGVNINTASVPLLSYVSGIGPKLAENIVTYRNENGAFTSRTEIKKVARLGGKAFEQGAAFLRIKDAKNPLDDSAVHPESYSIVQKIAKDKGIPLTELIGNSSTLKSVNLEAYCTETIGLPTLKDIVEELEKPGLDRREKAKVFTFNQNIKSITDLQEGQLLPGIVNNITNFGCFVDIGIKESGLIHLSNLSDTFVKDVNEHVHLQQQIIVKVLSVDIPRKRIQLALHK is encoded by the coding sequence ATGCAACTCATTTCTTATATTTCCAAGCACACTCAGCTCCCACAAAAGAGTATTGAGAATACCGTAGAACTTTTAAACCAAGACTGTACCGTTCCTTTTATTTCACGTTATAGAAAAGAAAAAACGGGCAATTTAGACGAGGTTCAGATTTCAAGTATCGTTCAGTTCAAAACACAATTTGAAACACTAGAAAAGCGAAAGACTGCAGTTTTAAAGGCTATAGAAGAGCAAAACGGATTAACTGATGAGCTTCTGCTTAAAATTCAACAGACCGATGACCTTGTTACTCTTGAAGATTTATACCTGCCATTCAAGAAAAAACGAAAGACCAAAGCAGAAACCGCCCGTAAAAATGGATTGGAGCCTCTAGCTAAAATGATTATGGCCCAAAACCATAATGATATTGAAGCGGCTGCCAATCAATATACCAATAGTGAAATTGCCAATATTGATGAAGCACTAGAAGGAGCCAGACATATTATTGCGGAATGGATCAATGAACGTATTTCCATTCGTAACCAGGTGCGAAATCAATTGGAACGTAGTGCTCTGATTGTCACTAAAGTGATTTCCACCAAGAAAGACGATGAAAAAGCACAGAAATTTAGAGATTATTTTGATTGGAGCGAAGCTTTAAAACGATGTCCTTCGCATAGATTGTTGGCTATTTTACGTGCAGAAAACGAGGGGTTCATACGTGTAAAAATTGAAATTGACAATGACGAAATGCTTCGCCGTATTGAGGACCGTGTTATAAAATCGAACAACTCTTGTACACCTCAAATTGAAATGGCCATTGCAGATGCCTACAAACGTTTGCTTTACCCCTCATTATCGAACGAAATCCTGAAAAACGCTAAAGAAAAAGCAGATGAAGATGCTATAAAAGTATTTTCAAAAAACTTGAAGCAATTACTTTTAGGTGCTCCTTTAGGTGAAAAGAGAATTCTAGCCATTGATCCCGGTTTTAGAACTGGCTGTAAAGTGGTTTGTTTGAGCGCACAAGGAGACTTAGAACACAATGAGACCATTTACCCGCATGCTCCCCAGAACAAGGATAAAGAAGCCATTAAAAAAATAAGTACGCTTTGCGACGCTTACAAAATTGAAGCCATCGCCATTGGGAACGGCACGGCATCTCGTGAAACCGAGCAATTGGTAAAACGCATCCACTTTAAAAATCCGGTTGAAGTTTTTGTGGTGAGTGAAGCTGGAGCATCCATTTATTCCGCTTCAAAAATAGCCCGTGATGAATTCCCCAATTACGATGTAACCGTACGAGGTTCCGTTTCTATAGGAAGACGACTAGCCGATCCATTGGCAGAGCTCGTAAAAATAGACGCCAAATCTATTGGTGTAGGACAATATCAGCATGATGTGGACCAAAGTAAGCTTCAGAATTCATTAGATAGTGTTGTAGAGAGTTGTGTGAATTCCGTTGGAGTGAACATCAATACGGCAAGTGTGCCTTTACTAAGCTACGTTTCTGGTATTGGCCCGAAATTGGCAGAAAATATTGTAACCTACCGAAATGAAAATGGAGCTTTTACAAGCCGTACTGAAATTAAAAAAGTAGCCCGCCTTGGTGGTAAAGCCTTTGAACAGGGAGCGGCTTTTCTTCGGATAAAGGACGCAAAGAATCCACTTGACGATTCTGCAGTACACCCAGAAAGCTACTCTATAGTTCAGAAAATAGCAAAGGACAAAGGAATTCCTCTAACCGAACTGATTGGCAATAGTAGTACTCTAAAAAGTGTAAATCTAGAAGCATATTGCACAGAAACTATCGGTTTACCTACCTTAAAGGATATTGTAGAAGAATTGGAGAAACCAGGTCTTGACCGTCGGGAAAAGGCCAAAGTCTTTACCTTCAATCAAAATATAAAATCGATTACAGATTTACAGGAAGGTCAATTATTGCCAGGAATCGTCAACAACATTACCAATTTTGGATGTTTTGTAGATATTGGTATTAAAGAAAGCGGACTCATTCATCTATCCAATTTATCTGATACCTTCGTGAAAGACGTAAATGAACACGTACATCTACAGCAACAAATAATCGTAAAAGTATTATCTGTAGATATTCCTAGAAAACGTATTCAATTGGCTTTGCATAAATAG
- the metG gene encoding methionine--tRNA ligase, translated as MAEKLKQPERYTITAALPYTNGPIHIGHLAGVYVPADIYARYLRLNGNDVAFVCGSDEHGVAISMKAKKEGITPKEVIDKYDGIIRKSFEDFGVTFDNYSRTSREIHHKTASDFFIKLYEQGDFIEETTAQLYDEEAKQFLADRFVVGTCPKCGHEEAYGDQCENCGSTLNATDLINPKSTISGSVPTTKETKHWFLPLDRYEDFLKEWILEGHKSDWKPNVYGQCKSWIDDGLKPRAVTRDLDWGIPVPVKGGEGKVLYVWFDAPIGYISSTKEWADREGKDWEPYWKDENTKLVHFIGKDNIVFHCIIFPAILKAHGDYILPENVPANEFLNLEGNKLSTSKNWAVWLHEYLEEFPDMQDVLRYTLTANAPETKDNDFTWKDFQARNNSELVAILGNFINRVVVLTNKYYEGVVPAPSEFSEVDKETLEQLQKYPEIISSSIERYRFREAGQELMNLARLGNKYLADEEPWKVIKQDEERVKTIMFVALQIASALSVLSEPFLPFTSEKLKNILAVGSGEAKTSWKEVSTKEILLPANHKINKAELLFRKIEDSEIQAQLDKLEATKKANENANKELMPQKDTINFDDFTKLDMRVGTIIEAEKMPKAKKLLVLKVDTGLDTRTIVSGIAESFTAEEIVGKKVTVLINLAPRALRGVESEGMILMTENTDGKLVFVNPDEEGVGNGEGIS; from the coding sequence ATGGCCGAGAAGCTAAAACAACCCGAGAGATATACTATTACTGCTGCATTGCCATATACAAACGGTCCTATCCACATTGGTCATTTGGCCGGTGTTTACGTACCCGCAGATATTTACGCGCGTTACTTACGCCTAAATGGCAATGATGTTGCTTTTGTATGCGGAAGCGATGAACATGGTGTGGCTATCTCGATGAAGGCTAAAAAAGAAGGTATTACGCCAAAGGAAGTTATTGATAAATATGATGGAATCATTCGTAAGTCATTCGAAGATTTTGGAGTTACTTTTGACAATTATTCGCGAACTTCAAGAGAAATTCATCATAAAACGGCATCTGATTTTTTCATAAAACTATACGAGCAAGGTGATTTTATTGAAGAAACCACAGCTCAATTATACGATGAAGAAGCCAAACAATTTCTGGCCGATCGGTTTGTAGTAGGCACCTGTCCTAAATGTGGGCATGAAGAAGCCTATGGAGATCAATGTGAAAACTGTGGTTCTACATTAAACGCTACGGATTTAATTAATCCGAAATCGACTATTTCTGGTTCGGTTCCGACTACCAAAGAAACCAAACACTGGTTTTTACCTTTGGATAGATATGAAGATTTCCTAAAAGAATGGATTTTAGAAGGACATAAATCAGACTGGAAACCTAACGTTTATGGGCAGTGTAAGAGCTGGATAGATGACGGATTAAAACCTCGTGCCGTAACCCGCGATTTAGACTGGGGTATTCCTGTTCCTGTAAAAGGTGGCGAAGGCAAAGTGCTTTATGTGTGGTTTGATGCGCCTATCGGCTATATCTCTTCTACCAAAGAATGGGCGGATCGTGAGGGCAAAGACTGGGAACCCTACTGGAAAGACGAAAACACAAAACTTGTTCACTTTATAGGAAAAGACAACATTGTTTTTCATTGTATCATTTTTCCTGCAATTTTAAAAGCACATGGCGATTATATTCTACCGGAAAACGTACCTGCCAATGAGTTCTTAAACCTAGAAGGCAATAAACTTTCTACTTCAAAGAACTGGGCGGTTTGGTTACACGAATACCTAGAAGAATTCCCGGACATGCAGGATGTTCTTAGATATACCTTAACCGCGAATGCTCCTGAAACCAAGGATAATGACTTTACCTGGAAAGATTTTCAAGCTAGAAACAACAGTGAACTGGTTGCTATACTTGGAAACTTTATAAACCGAGTAGTAGTCTTGACCAATAAATATTATGAAGGTGTAGTTCCTGCTCCCTCTGAATTTTCCGAAGTAGATAAGGAAACATTAGAGCAGCTTCAGAAGTATCCTGAGATTATTTCAAGCTCTATTGAGAGATACCGTTTTAGGGAAGCTGGCCAAGAATTGATGAACTTAGCACGTTTAGGGAACAAATACTTGGCAGACGAAGAACCTTGGAAAGTAATTAAGCAAGATGAAGAACGTGTAAAGACCATTATGTTCGTTGCACTTCAAATCGCCTCTGCGCTATCTGTTTTGAGTGAACCTTTCTTACCGTTCACTTCTGAGAAACTTAAAAATATATTGGCCGTCGGTTCAGGGGAAGCTAAGACTTCTTGGAAAGAGGTTTCTACCAAAGAAATACTGTTACCCGCAAATCACAAAATAAATAAGGCCGAACTGCTCTTTAGAAAAATTGAGGACAGCGAAATACAGGCCCAATTAGATAAACTGGAAGCCACGAAAAAGGCGAACGAAAACGCGAACAAAGAACTTATGCCACAAAAAGACACTATCAACTTTGACGATTTTACGAAACTAGATATGCGTGTAGGCACCATTATTGAGGCCGAAAAAATGCCTAAAGCCAAGAAATTATTGGTATTGAAAGTAGACACAGGACTGGACACTAGAACTATAGTTTCCGGTATTGCGGAGAGTTTTACAGCGGAAGAAATAGTGGGTAAAAAAGTGACCGTTCTTATCAATCTTGCTCCACGGGCATTACGCGGTGTAGAAAGTGAAGGTATGATTTTGATGACCGAAAATACGGATGGCAAATTGGTTTTCGTGAATCCTGATGAAGAGGGTGTTGGTAATGGTGAAGGTATAAGCTAA